Within Spinacia oleracea cultivar Varoflay chromosome 4, BTI_SOV_V1, whole genome shotgun sequence, the genomic segment ATGAAAAATGTGATAGAGATTGAAAACATCCCACAAACTCGATTTTCCCATAACGATCGAGTTATAAAACACATAACAATTAGGTCCTATTTATATAATAAAACTAACTTGAAGAATAAGAAACTTCCTAAACATAAACCAAGTAATAACAGGAAAGTTAATATTAAAGCCTATTTCTGCTACGCCTATTATAACTGCTTTGTACAGTAATGGTGGGACATTAATCTATCAAAATGCCTCCTGCAAGCATGAACACTACTTCCTCCAATCTCCAGAATGTAACCTTTTTCTACCGTCCAAAATAGTTCTACTGCATAAAATTCATGTCTTTCATATGACTCAATGATCTGCAGGTTGATTGGCTCAAACTGTATCATCGTTTTCTGTGGATCTTTTACTTATTTTATGTAGTTATGTACAAGTCTCACCTAGTTATGGTATGAATAATTTCTAGTGGACTCTTTGGTTGCAGAAGTTTGGCTGCTGGAAGAGTTAGAAGGATAGTTCGCACATTTCTGCAAGAGCAGAAATGTAGTTGTAGCAAGTTGGACCCTTGTTCACAGTACAATTTTGTGAGCAAAAGCTATTCCTCACATAATATATCTGTAGCTAGAGATATTTTTACAATCAACGGAAGGCGGAAAATGCATAGTTTCTCAGCAAGCTTTTTAATCTCAAATGAAGCTAAAGTTGCTTGGCGAAGGCTTTTATATATGCAAACTGATGGTGGACAAGCTCTTTCTCGTATTAGCAAAGCAGCTGCTGCTGTAAGTTTAGCTTTGAACCGTTATCAACTTCTTGCTCCCAGTTTGCTTGCTCTAATAGTTGGACAGTTTTCATGTGCACAATCTAAGTGGAGTCATGCAGAATACTTACCAGCGTCCGGCACTCTGTATGATCATGCGCAAAATGGACATGTTTATTTGACATCCTTTGCCTTCTCACTGATTGAGACTATTATAATATTTCTTAGAGCGATCTATTTAGCAATCATATTTTCCCCTTGCATACTGATGGCTCCTTTCACCAACTCTCTTGGTGTTGAGTTCAGAAAATCCTGGCTTAGTATTCTTCGTCGCACCCTAGAAAAGGCCGGTCCAGCATTTATTAAATGGGGACAATGGGCTGCCACAAGACCCGATCTTTTCCCTCAAGATATTTGCACAGAACTTGCACATCTGCACTCCCAAGCACCAGCACATAGCTTTGCCTTCACAAAGAAAACAGTTGAGAAGGCATTTGGCCGCAAGCTGGGTGAAATATTTGAAAAGTTTGAAGAGGAGCCTGTTGCATCTGGAAGTATTGCTCAGGTTCACCGAGCTATTCTCAAATTCCGTCATCCTGGTCACTCGATGAAGCCTATGTTAGTTGCTGTGAAGGTTAGGCATCCTGGAGTTGGTGAGGCAATTCGTAGAGACTTCATGATAATAAATGTCTTTGCTAAAATTTCAAACTTGATACCAACGTTGAAGTGGTTGAGGCTGGATGAAAGCTTGCAACAATTTGCAGTGTTTATGATGTCTCAAGTTGATCTAGCCAGAGAAGCAGCACATTTAAGTCGATTTATCTATAATTTCCGCAGATGGAAGGATGTTTCTTTCCCAAAGCCTCTCTATCCTTTGGTGCACCCAGCTGTTCTGGTGGAAACTTATGAGCGTGGCGACAGTGTCTTGCATTATGTTGATAAACTTGAAGGACATGGTAGTATCAAAACAGCACTTGCTCATATCGGGAGTCATGCCCTTCTGAAAATGCTCTTGGTATGAATTCTTAAATTGACAAATTTCTAGTTTCCTGTTTGGACATCTCTCTTTCTTTCCCTTGTTTTGCACAAACAAAAGAATTTTTAGTAAGAAAGTTTTTGAATGCGTTGACACGTAAGCTATGAATCATATGACTAcgtatagcctatgattcaaaAGTAAAAATTGTTGCCATCAGATCTCAGAAGAGTCTGTTTGGTGCCTTTCTGTTCAGCAATACTTATATGGCTGACACTGACTTCATAACATAGATAATGTCACAAGGATGAAGATTAAACAACCTTTTTGGAACAAGAAAATGAGTGTTTTAGGGTAGATAAATGGTCTTCTTCCGTATATGGTAATTACGGCTTCAGGAAAGGAAATAGTTCTGAGTCACACCTCAATTGTTGCTTAAAAGAGTAGCCAAATCCAATCATATCTGTAATGACTTAGTTGAAGTGTTAACAGCTGTCTTCCTCCATACGCTTGAGAGTTATGCTTTCAACAGTGCTCAAACAAAGAACATCCAGCAAATTCAAAGTAATGCTTCAAACCCAATGAATATTAGGTTTAGTATAAATATCGTTTCTTTCTTCATATAATGTTTGttttgaaaatttgaaaccTGTTGTACTGCTCACATCTGCAGTATGTACCTCGACTACGCTTGGGAGAGTGAAAGAGGCTTATAATATTATCCTAGTAGTTACTGCTGCAAGTTTCAGTTCCTGCTTTTCTTGTTCATAAGCGACCAAGCTTTTGGCAGCCCTATTTGTACTTTAAGTTCAATTATGTTCGGATAAGGGATATTAAGGGAGTGTtaggtttggtgtaaaacgttttcatggaaaatgatttttccttttatatcattttacgttgtttctCTTGGCAAGgtgtggaaaacaattttccaataACTCTATCAAGGGTGGAAAACATTTTCCTCTTGAAAGGAAGGGAAACAACTTTTCTGTTTTTCCTCCCTACCCCTTCTTCTCCCTTCCCATCAATTCTCACCCATCTACTCTCATTTTCCTTTTCTCTATGAAGTATGAACTTTCTggtaaggaaccaaacaaaggaaaactaatttataattttgtttttccttggaaaatgttttacacgGAAAATCATTTTTCACTGAAAACATTTTccaccaaaccaaacggagccaaGTTCAAATAGGCCCAGGTAAGTATAGACGTGTTCAAGAAATTTCAGATGAGAAATATTAAGGTAAAAAGAACAAAGTTGTCCTACGTTATAAAATTTTCGACCAATCTGAACAGATTAACTCCTAGTACCGTCAAAGTTCAGAAATCCTGTTAAGTCGTATACACTTGTTGCTATCTTAATATTCGATGTAGTTCTTTTTATTTCTAGTACCATTCCATGGACTCAATTATTAAGAAAACAGGGTCTTTTGCAGGTTGACAATTTCGTCCATGCTGATATGCACCCAGGAAATATACTTGTCCGGGTAAATGAGAGAACCCCTGGGAAACAGATCTTTGAATCAAGACCACATGTCGTATTCCTTGACGTAGGCATGACCGCTGAACTCTCTAAAAGAGATAGGGTGAATATACTGGAGTTTTTCAAGGCTGTTGCTCTTCGAGATGGACGCACTGCTGCTCAATGTACTCTAGAATTATCTAAACACCAAAACTGCCCAAACCCTGGGGCTTTTATAAAGGTACTTCAATTACTGCTTTGTAAGGTACTTCAACTAAGTTGATTAAGACAGGATAGCTCATGCTATTGGGTGCTTATGTGCTCAAGTATTTGGTCATTTTCctttttgaacttgctaagtacCAAGCGTCTTGTTTGATTTATCTTCAATGCTGTAGCTTCAAGCAATGCTCTCTTAAAAAGAGGTCTTTTGTAGCTGATTGATTGCATAGCTCTACAATTTCTGTTTTAACCCTGCATATTTGCACAATACAGAACATTTTTTGTACGCCAACCTTTACTGGGAAGTTACTACTATTCAATTCCATCTCATAGTTCAAGGATGGCTGGGACTTCTGTCATATTGATGCTGTCATTTTTGTCAGCCACACAAGTTCTCTTCAACCCATCTAAACCATAGCCATGTAGACATGGTCCCTTAGACTAACCTTTGAAAGTTCATTAGGCCAAGAAGGCAAGAAGTCACCCTCAAGTTTCAAACAGTTGCAAAGGGATCATTTTTCAGGTTCTCCATATGCATAACTGCTGACCAGGAAAAGTTTGTTCGGAAATTTTGTTAAATTGGTTTGCACACATTACCTTTTACCCTGTATATCTCCACTAAAAGTTTCATGTCTGTAGTGACCATTAAGCTTCCTCTTGTATAAAAAAATCATGTCTACAGCAGAACCTTCAAATTTTTGCGTCAAAAGCTTTTACGGTGACCACTAAGAGTCTAAGAGCATGATGTGCTGTTTGTATGCTGATTGTTTGTCTTTAAGCAAAGAATCGTTTGACAAtgcagtattttttttttaaaatttttaatgcATTTGTTAACAGGAAGTTGAAAAACAATTCGATTCCTGGGGATCGCCTGAAAGCTGCACTCTACATGCTGCTGATTGCATGCAGCAACTTCTGGAACTAGTTCGGCACCATAAAGTTAACATTGATGGAAATGTTTGTACTGTGATTGTAACAACCATGGTTCTTGAGGTAACCCTCTGCCCCTTCTTTATGCTGCAAAACTATCTTATTTAGATTTCAGTTTGGTTTTCTCAAGGCTTCGTAAAACTTCCCTTTCTAGGTGAAAAAAATCCACATTATTCTGTAGGGAAGTTAATGACGTGTCTTAGTGGTGGATATGGGTGGGTTTATATGCCATAAAGATTTTATATTCTGGCAGTTTTCGATACTAAATCTTACATAATCCAATTGTATTGGGTTTAGAATAGGTTGTTTAGTTGTTAGCTGGTTCACTTAGCTTGTTTGACCAGGTTGTTGCATTAGTTGGTCATTAACTGTAAATaaatatgtttggtaaaatCAGCTCCGAGTTGTTACAGAATTGGCATGGGCTGGGACAAGCCCGCGGGCCTGCATGACCTGCATGTCCCAACACAGCGCAAAACTCTCAGGAGTGGTCTGTTCATAGGTTCCgttttctaaaagtggcaagatgCACATGTCTTTTTAACCCCAAAAAGAAAATCTTACGGGGGTCTGCCAGCCCGGCATCAGCACAAGCATATAGACTTATCTTCAGTTACTTGGGGTATATTACATAGGGTAAATCTTTAAATTGACAGGGTGCAATAGCTTGAACATGTATTCTTAGTTATATATTTCTGGCATTCTTTGATACAACTTGGATCAGTGATTCATGTACTCACACTTTATCCCAGGGTTGGCAACGTAAACTGGATCCAGATTACAATGTATTGGACACTTTGAGAGCAATGATGTTCAAAGTTGACTGGGCAGAGTCGTTGAGTTACACAATTGAAGGTCTGGTTGCCCCCTGAGCTGATGTCAACTATACTTTGTTCAAGATTCACAGAAAATAAGAGAGCACTTCTTTTTAATTCATACATACTGTCACTAGAATAGAATGGAATAGGTTGGCAAAAGATAATGGCATCTTCATAATCACAAGTGCCTGcaatttttcatttttgtaccataGTGTACAATAAGCTTAATCACGTCGAAGCAATGAATTCGATGTATTTGATTTCATTGGTATTTGAACAAATAAGTGACCATATTTGGTCCCTTGGATCATGTAATTTTTGAGCTTTTATATGTTGTGAAATTACGTTTTCTTTGCATGGAATATGATAGACCCACCTATAACTGTTTCTTCATCACTAAAGTTGCTCGATCCAAGCTGCTAAGCCAGCTCAAAGAGTACGGGAGAGAAGGTTACAAAGCTACAAAGAGAAACAGGCTAATTTTCATTTTATTCCGCATATTCTATaaattgtttggttttgttaggTTCTTAAGGCAGactggaaaacattttcattaCCATATTAAGGCTCTGTTTGTTATCGAAAAtgattttcaagggaaaacataaAACATCAAGGGAAtgtagttttcctttgtttcttTCCTtgcaagaaaaattataaagaaaaagaacataaaagtgGGAATGATAGGAGAGAAAAGGAAATAAGTGGAAATGTGTCATTCCTTCTTTTCAAAGGCAAAGTTGGTATTCccttaaaataaaattgttttcCACATTTGGGGAATTAATTTCCACCCTtaagaaaacaaacaaaagaaatTGGGAAAAGCTTCCGGACACGGAGCCTAAAAGAGAATTCCTATACATGAAAGTTATTATAGATTTAAAAGGACTTAACAACTCTCCTTCCCTCTAAAGAAAAGTGATTGAAATCTTTGTCAATTAAAACCACAAActtttaaatttataaattacaaccttaaaattACATCTCCACCTTAAATTACAACTCATGGTCATTTTCCGGCAAAATCAATCGAAATACGATGTCATTGCAGCCTTAATCAAGTACAGTGGTCTTCAGGTGAAGAACCTGGAGAGTTATATATCAAGTTTAGGGAGTATTTACATAGCAAAGTTCCAAGTCAAACAACTTGTTCTCGAGATACTTGAAAGTTGCTAAATCAATTTCCAACACTAGTTCACATAAGCTACAAGAAGCAGTTTCCAGCATCGAAGATGGTGGTAACATGCTCTCGAAGAACAAGGAAGTAGCTACACTTGCACAAGACCAATGGATGTAATGGAAATAGCGATCAAAGTGCAAATGAGATGCATATGGGGACCTGTCTTCCAAGTTCTTCTACAAGAGTGTTAAAACTCGTGCTTTGAGAAACGAAATAAGGAGAGTGAAAGGGAACGATGGAGAATGGATCAAGTCGCCACCAGAAATTTTCAAAGCTTTCAAAGATCACTTTGAGAAGATTCTGAATGGAAGGAGTTCTAACCCGCCCATAGACCCTCGTTGGATGCAAATACTAGCTCAGGTCACGGATGAGCATTCTGCTTTTTTACTAACACCTTTCTCTGATGCAGAAATTAAAAAGGTAGCTTTCAGCTCGAAACCTTTAAAGTTTCCAGGGCCGGATGGAGTTCCAGCAGCTTTCCTCTAAAAGTATTGGCACCTAGTGGAACCAAATATTTGTGAGGCTGTCCATTCTTTTTTTGCAACGGGGTATCTGCTTAAGGAAGTGAACCTAACCTTCATTACGCTTATACCTAAAGAAGACAGGCCCGAGGAGATTGGTAAGTTCAGACCTATTAGTCTTTGCAACTCTACGTACAAGATCATTTCAAGGTGTGTGGTGAGAAAAATTAAAAAGGTTATGCCGGACCTGGTGGACGATTACCAAAATGCTTTTGTTCCTGGACGCTCGATGGTGGGCAACTGTTATATGGCCTCTAGGCTAAATGCCCACGTACTAAAGAAAAGAAAGGGGAAGCATTTCGCAGCAATCTTAAAAGTTGACCTCGGTAAGGCTTATGATAGGTTGAGATGGGATTTTATCCATGCTATTCTCGTTGCAATGAAATTCCCTGAAGTTTGGATAGCTCGAATAATATATTGCATTTCAACAGTCTCCTACTCAATCCTAGTAAATGGAGAGCCATCTCAGTCCTTCTGCCCAAAAGTAGGTCTGCGATAAGGAGACCCTATATCCCCGTACCTTTTCATTATCTGCATGGAAGTCTTCTCAAAGAGACTCTCTATTGCAATACAAAAGGAAACTGATTGGTCTAATAGTAGCAAGGAGAGCCCCCCCAATCTCTCATCTGTTTTTCGCGGATGACACTCTCTTTTGTTTCAAGACTAGGGTGGCCTCCTATAAAGTTCTAAGGCATTGCATTGATTCTTTCTCTGACATATCTGGAGAAATGATCAACTTTGATAAGTCTACAGTCATATTTAGCCCCAACACCCCCTCATCCGAATCTGAACAACTTAGTTCACTACTGGGTGTTCGCAGTGATTCGACTATAGTGGTGTATCTGGGTAGCCCGATGGATATTGATGGAAGGACCACCAAGAACCTAAATAGCATCCACGATAAACTTCTCTCAAAGCTCTCGTTGTGGAAGTTTCTGCATCTTAACCAGGCAGGTAAAATAATACTCATCAAGGGTATTCTCACTACTCTATATGCAAATGTTATGTCATTATACCTAATCCCAAAGGGGATTTCTGGAAAAATCACGTCCACAATCATGCGATCTTGGTGGAGTTCTTCCATGGACCGTCGCCCCATTTATTAGAGAAGGAAAGAGATCCTACAACAACACAAAAGAGGTTGGATTAGGGATCAGGAGATTTGAAGCACTCAATATTGTGATGCTTGGTCGACAGGCGTGGAGATTGCACTCGAATCATGCACTACTAGCAAGTAGGATTTTCAGGGAGAAGTACAATTCGGACCTGGTCTCAATAGGATACTCAGGAGCAAGTTTGAAAAATGCCTCTTGGGCAGCAAGGAGTATGGTTAGAAGCATCGCTAAGCTGAAAGGAGGTTTCCGTTGAACCATTGGTAATGGGAAAACAGTCGAAGTATGGACAACAATGGGGATTATCTAAAGGAAGCCCGGGCGCCCACCAATCAGCTCCATCAAATTGGGTAGCAAATCTTACTAATAACTACACATCGTGAAAGTGTGGGTTGATTTGGAATGAGTTCACATCAGAGTAGGTAGAGGCAATTTTTGCGTCAAGGTTACCAAGAGAAGGTTTGATTGATGGGTTCTACTGGGGGAAGTCGAAAAATGGGGAACTATTCATTAAATCTGCTTATTGGTACCTTGCACGGCATCAAGAGTTTCGCGATACATGCCCCTTCTGGGCAGCGTTATGGAAGAGGAAAATTGCGCCTAAATGGAAGCTTTTATGTTGGAAGGTAATCAACAAAGCTTTGGCCACCAGGGGGAATGTTAAGAAGAGAATCAACCAGGTGGATGATATCTACCCACTGTGTGGTTTGGAGAAGGAAACGGTTTGTCATTTGCTACGGGATTGCACGATCAGTAACCATGTATGGAGGGCAAGTAGGATAGGGATTGATCCCTTAGCTGCAAGCTCCTCAAACATTGGAGATTGGTTAAACACCTTAttgtctttctttttcaaggaGGACAAAAAGGATGAATGAGAGTGGTGGAATTCATTTCTACCCTGTGGGCTCTCTAGCTTCATAGGAATGTAGTCGTGTTTAGAAGCGCTCCTTGCCCCGAAAGGATTTTGGCGCTAGTTGAGGAAGGAAAGGGGAAATGGAACAGGGCAGCTAGCCTTATTCAAGGCGAATCACGAGTTCTGGTGTGGTATTTGGAAAACCAGTCTCTTTAGAACATATCACTATCATTGTGGATGCAGCGTGGAAGGGGATGAAGTCCAGAAGCAAGAAGGAATGGGGAGCGGCGGTGGGATGGCAAGGAGAGAAACCCACGGAGAGCCACATTCGAGGCTCAATGAGGGTGTGTGTCAGCCGCCCTCTCCAAGCAGAATGTTTGGCGATTTGAGAAGGCTTGAAAGAGGCAGCGAAGATTTCCAGATAAAGATTGCCAGAAGGCTATAGAGGCTCCCATAAGCCCGACGCTTGCGGATATTCAGATTCATCATGTCTGGCATCTTTACACTTGTTTCTCTTTAGACTATGTGGTTTGTATTAAAGTGTGTAGGTCGGTGGTGAACCCAGCCTATGTCATTGCTAGTAGGGCAAGGAAAGGTCTGATTGTGTGATTTTGCTGTTTGTGTGctataaaaaaaagttcaaaaaaaaaaaaaaaaaacttgcaaCCGTACATACTGACTCAAACTTGAGATACATTTGAAATAGTCCTAATCCTTAAAGAAAGCAATTCAATCTGAGCAAAGTCAGCCCTGAGTCAACTTTAAGCCTGTAGTTGTGCATCATGTCATGCAATTGATCAGTACCTCTAAATTGCAGTGTTTCCTATAAAACTCAAAAATTCACTACAATTCCTGAATATAATTCCACTATGAATGCCCACTAAATTCTAAGGTAGCAGTTATTCAACTATACTCTTAAACAGAGATCTTAGcaaaaaaattcaatcaaataacTTTTTTGCTGACTATGTAAAATAGAATTATAGTTTTCCTAAAATGTTGACACGTACTCTGAAGAGATGTGATATGTTGGATATGAATTGGATACATCAACAATCAGTCAGTCTCTCAAAAAAGTACAAGTATCCCATGTCCTTTGGAGGGTTGACAGAAGCTCCAACTTTCTCGTCATTGTATAGTACCCATTTTCCCTCTTTATAGATGTGAGCGACGTAATGGCCACAATGGGTTGAAGTTCCCATGTGACTCACAAATCCAAGAAGCCGATATCCTGCATTATAAATAAAATCAGCTCTCTGCTCTCTTATAATTGAATAGATACATTTAAGGCATCAAGGTTTgtaaaataaaacatcaaatGGATATATCAATTAAGTACCAGGAATATTATGTGACCTCTCAAATAGGAGATGACTTCACATTCTTTAATCACTCTGTTACCTTTTAAATTGTTCTCTAAATTGACATCAAAAAATTTGaccaaattttttaaaaagtttgtTCTTTGACCACCTCGACGAGGTAGACAAGACAGAGAGATTGAGTTAATAAAATTTTATCTCTTACACTTCCTTAATCAATGTGCCCACTTTGTAAACGGCATGCATAAGAGAACAAATGGAATATACTCTAGTAAGGCTGGTAAAAATGACAAACCCGAGAAGAGGAGAAATTTAAACTAACTTTTATCTGGTTGCTTTAGAAAAACTTTTACCGAGGATGGAAAAAGAACTTACTTCCAGATCCATCTGGTAGCTCATTATCAGCAGATGTAGCGCCACTGCTCGAAGTATCCATGTGTGATGTAGAAATAGCATCAGGACTGTTAAAAATCCAGTCAGTTGCTTTCTCAATATCTCCGCCCTGGACAATTTTTAAAGTAAAGCAAGTTAAAGGTCACAAGTTTCTAAATAAAAGAACACGGATGCACAAACCCTAAGTGACATCGACATACCGTAGCCATTAGAGCCTTTCTAGCAACATCTTCTTGAAAACCA encodes:
- the LOC110800033 gene encoding ABC1 family protein YPL109C, mitochondrial isoform X1, which encodes MSRSLAAGRVRRIVRTFLQEQKCSCSKLDPCSQYNFVSKSYSSHNISVARDIFTINGRRKMHSFSASFLISNEAKVAWRRLLYMQTDGGQALSRISKAAAAVSLALNRYQLLAPSLLALIVGQFSCAQSKWSHAEYLPASGTLYDHAQNGHVYLTSFAFSLIETIIIFLRAIYLAIIFSPCILMAPFTNSLGVEFRKSWLSILRRTLEKAGPAFIKWGQWAATRPDLFPQDICTELAHLHSQAPAHSFAFTKKTVEKAFGRKLGEIFEKFEEEPVASGSIAQVHRAILKFRHPGHSMKPMLVAVKVRHPGVGEAIRRDFMIINVFAKISNLIPTLKWLRLDESLQQFAVFMMSQVDLAREAAHLSRFIYNFRRWKDVSFPKPLYPLVHPAVLVETYERGDSVLHYVDKLEGHGSIKTALAHIGSHALLKMLLGLLQVDNFVHADMHPGNILVRVNERTPGKQIFESRPHVVFLDVGMTAELSKRDRVNILEFFKAVALRDGRTAAQCTLELSKHQNCPNPGAFIKEVEKQFDSWGSPESCTLHAADCMQQLLELVRHHKVNIDGNVCTVIVTTMVLEGWQRKLDPDYNVLDTLRAMMFKVDWAESLSYTIEGLVAP
- the LOC110800033 gene encoding ABC1 family protein YPL109C, mitochondrial isoform X2, which gives rise to MSRSLAAGRVRRIVRTFLQEQKCSCSKLDPCSQYNFVSKSYSSHNISVARDIFTINGRRKMHSFSASFLISNEAKVAWRRLLYMQTDGGQALSRISKAAAAVSLALNRYQLLAPSLLALIVGQFSCAQSKWSHAEYLPASGTLYDHAQNGHVYLTSFAFSLIETIIIFLRAIYLAIIFSPCILMAPFTNSLGVEFRKSWLSILRRTLEKAGPAFIKWGQWAATRPDLFPQDICTELAHLHSQAPAHSFAFTKKTVEKAFGRKLGEIFEKFEEEPVASGSIAQVHRAILKFRHPGHSMKPMLVAVKVRHPGVGEAIRRDFMIINVFAKISNLIPTLKWLRLDESLQQFAVFMMSQVDLAREAAHLSRFIYNFRRWKDVSFPKPLYPLVHPAVLVETYERGDSVLHYVDKLEGHGSIKTALAHIGSHALLKMLLVDNFVHADMHPGNILVRVNERTPGKQIFESRPHVVFLDVGMTAELSKRDRVNILEFFKAVALRDGRTAAQCTLELSKHQNCPNPGAFIKEVEKQFDSWGSPESCTLHAADCMQQLLELVRHHKVNIDGNVCTVIVTTMVLEGWQRKLDPDYNVLDTLRAMMFKVDWAESLSYTIEGLVAP